The Collimonas sp. PA-H2 genome contains a region encoding:
- the truA gene encoding tRNA pseudouridine(38-40) synthase TruA, translating into MKRIVLGVQYDGTPWQGWQTQPSGKTVQDRLELALQKFTQGPVATTCAGRTDSGVHALEQVVHFDTHLSREIFSWVRGLNAFLPPSIAVRWAHELPIVAGGEEQDNFHARFSASARTYHYLLYNNPVRSPLLEGKAGWVFRPLELELMRQAAAHLIGTHDFSAFRAIECQAKSPVRSMDQIGIERRGDLIVFTLRANAFLHHMVRNIVGSLIYTGHGGKPPHWIAELLQQRDRSRAAPTFMPDGLYLAQVAYDQKWQLPQQPAGLLPWL; encoded by the coding sequence ATGAAACGTATCGTTCTCGGCGTGCAGTACGACGGCACGCCTTGGCAAGGATGGCAGACCCAGCCCAGCGGCAAGACCGTGCAGGACCGGCTCGAGCTCGCCTTGCAAAAATTCACCCAGGGCCCGGTCGCCACTACCTGCGCCGGCCGTACTGACTCGGGCGTGCATGCGCTGGAGCAGGTGGTGCATTTCGATACCCACCTGTCGCGCGAGATATTTTCCTGGGTGCGCGGCCTGAATGCCTTTTTGCCGCCGTCCATCGCCGTGCGCTGGGCGCATGAACTGCCTATCGTCGCTGGCGGCGAGGAGCAAGACAATTTCCATGCGCGTTTCAGCGCCAGCGCCAGGACTTATCATTATCTCTTGTATAACAATCCGGTGCGCTCGCCGCTGCTGGAGGGCAAGGCAGGGTGGGTATTCCGGCCGCTGGAGCTCGAGCTGATGCGTCAGGCGGCGGCGCACCTGATCGGCACTCACGACTTTTCCGCATTCCGCGCCATCGAATGCCAGGCCAAGTCGCCGGTGCGCAGCATGGACCAGATCGGCATAGAGCGGCGCGGCGATCTGATCGTCTTCACCTTACGCGCCAACGCCTTCCTGCATCACATGGTGCGCAATATCGTCGGGTCCCTGATCTACACCGGCCATGGCGGCAAACCACCGCACTGGATCGCCGAACTGCTGCAGCAGCGCGATCGCAGCCGGGCGGCGCCGACCTTCATGCCGGATGGCTTGTACCTTGCGCAAGTGGCTTACGACCAGAAGTGGCAGCTACCGCAGCAGCCGGCGGGGTTGTTGCCCTGGCTGTAA
- the asd gene encoding aspartate-semialdehyde dehydrogenase — MKLVGLVGWRGMVGSVLLQRMQEEGDFAHIEPVFFSTSNAGGKAPALAKNETTLKDATDIEALKKCDIIITCQGGDYTSEIFPKLRAAGWNGYWIDAASTLRMKDDAIIVLDPVNLNVIKDSLQRGVKNYIGGNCTVSCMMMGLGGLFEHDMIEWMTSMTYQAASGGGAQHMRELLTQFGSINAEVKALLDDPKSAILEIDRKVLGKQHSMPADETKQFGVPLGGNLIPWIDKDLGEGLSKEEWKAGAETNKILGRGEGFSNGGKVIPVDGLCIRIGAMRCHSQALTIKLKKDVPLDEINDIIASNNQWVKVVPNDKESSMHDLTPAAVTGSLTIPVGRLRKLQMGGDYLSAFTVGDQLLWGAAEPLRRMLRIVLDN; from the coding sequence ATGAAACTGGTTGGTTTGGTCGGTTGGCGTGGCATGGTGGGTTCGGTCTTGTTGCAGCGTATGCAGGAAGAGGGCGATTTCGCCCATATCGAACCGGTATTTTTCTCAACTTCAAATGCCGGCGGCAAAGCTCCGGCACTGGCGAAAAACGAAACAACGTTGAAAGACGCCACCGATATTGAAGCCCTGAAAAAATGCGACATCATTATTACCTGCCAGGGCGGCGACTACACCAGCGAGATTTTCCCTAAGCTGCGTGCGGCCGGCTGGAACGGCTACTGGATCGATGCAGCATCGACCCTGCGCATGAAGGACGACGCGATCATCGTGCTGGATCCGGTCAACCTGAATGTCATCAAGGACAGCCTGCAGCGCGGCGTCAAGAACTACATCGGCGGCAATTGCACCGTATCCTGCATGATGATGGGCCTGGGCGGCCTGTTCGAGCATGACATGATCGAGTGGATGACTTCCATGACCTACCAGGCGGCTTCCGGCGGCGGCGCTCAGCACATGCGCGAGTTGCTGACCCAGTTCGGTTCGATCAACGCCGAAGTCAAGGCCTTGCTGGACGATCCGAAATCGGCGATTCTGGAAATCGACCGCAAGGTGCTCGGCAAGCAGCATTCCATGCCGGCCGATGAAACCAAGCAGTTTGGCGTGCCGCTGGGCGGTAATCTGATCCCCTGGATCGACAAGGACCTGGGTGAGGGCCTGTCGAAAGAAGAATGGAAAGCCGGCGCCGAAACCAACAAGATCCTCGGCCGCGGCGAAGGCTTCAGCAACGGCGGCAAAGTAATCCCGGTGGATGGGCTGTGCATCCGCATCGGCGCCATGCGCTGCCATTCGCAGGCATTGACCATCAAGCTGAAAAAAGATGTGCCGCTGGATGAAATCAATGACATCATCGCCAGTAATAACCAGTGGGTGAAGGTGGTGCCTAATGACAAAGAGTCATCAATGCACGACCTTACGCCCGCAGCGGTCACCGGCAGCCTGACAATTCCTGTCGGTCGTCTGCGTAAATTGCAGATGGGTGGCGATTATTTGTCAGCATTTACCGTCGGTGACCAGCTGCTGTGGGGCGCGGCAGAACCGTTGCGCCGCATGCTGCGCATAGTTCTGGATAACTGA
- the leuC gene encoding 3-isopropylmalate dehydratase large subunit produces the protein MLKTLYDKLWDAHVVHTEQDGTAILYIDRHLLHEVTSPQAFEGLKLAGRKPWRLPANLMVADHNVPTTGRANGIADPISRLQVETLDANAKSYGLTYFGMNDHRQGIVHVIGPEQGATLPGMTVVCGDSHTSTHGAFGCLAHGIGTSEVEHVLATQTLLTKKSKSMLVQVDGAIPNGVTAKDIVLAVIGRIGTAGGTGYAIEFAGTAIRALSMEGRMTVCNMAIEAGARAGMIAVDDTTLSYVKGRPFSPAGPHWERAVTYWRTLHSDPGSKFDMVVTLNAAEIKPQVTWGTSPEMVVAVDGRIPDPDKEKDATKRDGMEKALAYMALKPNTAIEDIRIDKVFIGSCTNSRIEDLRAAAAVVRGKFRASNVKLAMVVPGSGLVKEQAEREGLDKIFKDAGFEWREPGCSMCLAMNADRLEPGERCASTSNRNFEGRQGAGGRTHLVSPAMAAAAGIAGHFVDIRSL, from the coding sequence ATGCTTAAAACGCTCTATGACAAACTCTGGGATGCCCATGTCGTCCATACCGAACAGGACGGCACGGCGATTCTGTATATCGATCGACATCTTTTGCACGAGGTCACCAGCCCTCAGGCCTTCGAAGGACTGAAGCTGGCCGGGCGCAAGCCATGGCGCCTGCCGGCCAACCTGATGGTGGCCGACCATAACGTGCCGACTACCGGCCGCGCCAATGGCATTGCCGATCCGATATCGCGCCTGCAGGTTGAAACGCTGGATGCCAATGCCAAGAGCTATGGCCTGACCTATTTCGGTATGAATGACCACCGCCAGGGCATCGTCCACGTGATCGGGCCGGAGCAGGGCGCAACCCTGCCGGGCATGACCGTGGTCTGCGGCGATTCGCATACCTCCACCCACGGCGCCTTCGGCTGCCTGGCGCACGGCATCGGCACCTCGGAAGTCGAGCACGTGCTGGCCACGCAAACCTTGCTGACCAAGAAATCCAAATCGATGCTGGTGCAGGTCGACGGCGCGATTCCCAACGGCGTCACCGCCAAGGATATCGTGCTGGCCGTGATCGGCCGCATCGGCACCGCCGGCGGCACCGGCTACGCGATTGAATTCGCCGGCACGGCGATTCGCGCCTTGTCGATGGAAGGCCGCATGACGGTGTGCAATATGGCGATTGAAGCCGGCGCCCGCGCCGGCATGATTGCCGTCGACGACACCACGCTGAGCTACGTCAAGGGCCGGCCGTTTTCGCCGGCCGGACCGCACTGGGAGCGCGCCGTGACTTACTGGCGCACCTTGCATTCCGATCCAGGCTCCAAATTTGACATGGTGGTGACCCTCAACGCAGCCGAGATCAAGCCGCAAGTGACCTGGGGCACCTCGCCCGAAATGGTGGTGGCAGTGGACGGCCGCATCCCCGATCCGGACAAGGAAAAAGACGCCACCAAGCGCGACGGCATGGAAAAAGCGCTGGCCTACATGGCGCTGAAGCCGAACACCGCGATTGAAGATATCCGCATCGACAAGGTCTTCATCGGCTCCTGCACCAACTCGCGGATTGAAGATCTGCGCGCCGCGGCGGCAGTGGTGCGCGGCAAGTTCCGCGCTTCCAACGTCAAGCTGGCGATGGTGGTGCCGGGCTCCGGCCTGGTCAAGGAACAGGCCGAGCGCGAAGGCCTGGACAAGATTTTCAAGGATGCCGGCTTCGAATGGCGCGAGCCGGGCTGCTCGATGTGCCTGGCAATGAACGCCGACCGGCTGGAGCCGGGCGAGCGCTGTGCTTCCACCTCGAACCGCAACTTCGAAGGCCGCCAGGGCGCCGGCGGCCGCACCCATCTGGTCAGCCCGGCAATGGCCGCGGCGGCTGGGATCGCCGGCCATTTCGTGGATATTCGCTCGCTATAA
- the leuB gene encoding 3-isopropylmalate dehydrogenase encodes MKIAILPGDGIGPEIVEQAVNVLNVLGEKFELESAPVGGAGYAAHGHPLPEGTLKLAKEADAILFGAVGDWQYDTLERSLRPEQAILGLRKHLGLFANLRPAILYPELANASTLKPEVVSGLDILIIRELTGDIYFGQPRGVRTAPDGAFKGEREGFDTMRYAESEIRRIAHVAFQAAQKRGKRLTSVDKANVLETFQFWKDIVTDVHKEYPDVALDHMYVDNAAMQLVRAPKKFDVIVTGNMFGDILSDQAAMLTGSIGMLPSASLDANNKGLYEPSHGSAPDIAGKGIANPLATILSAAMMLRFSLNKAEQADRIDNAVKKVLAQGLRTADIYEAGTTKVGTSEMGAAVVKALG; translated from the coding sequence ATGAAAATAGCAATTTTGCCAGGTGATGGCATCGGTCCTGAAATCGTCGAGCAAGCGGTCAATGTGTTGAACGTGCTGGGCGAAAAATTTGAACTGGAAAGCGCGCCGGTCGGCGGCGCCGGCTATGCCGCGCACGGCCATCCGCTGCCGGAAGGCACCCTGAAACTGGCAAAGGAAGCTGATGCCATCCTGTTCGGCGCGGTGGGCGATTGGCAGTACGATACCCTGGAGCGTTCGCTGCGCCCGGAGCAGGCGATCCTCGGCCTGCGCAAGCACCTCGGCCTGTTCGCCAACCTGCGTCCGGCGATCCTGTATCCGGAACTGGCCAACGCCTCGACGCTGAAGCCAGAAGTGGTGTCCGGACTGGATATCCTGATCATCCGTGAGCTCACCGGCGACATCTATTTCGGCCAGCCGCGCGGCGTCCGTACCGCGCCGGACGGCGCTTTCAAGGGCGAGCGCGAAGGTTTCGACACCATGCGCTACGCTGAATCGGAAATCCGCCGCATCGCGCACGTTGCCTTCCAGGCGGCGCAAAAGCGCGGCAAGCGCCTGACCAGCGTCGACAAGGCTAACGTGCTGGAGACTTTCCAGTTCTGGAAAGACATCGTCACTGATGTGCATAAGGAATATCCTGACGTCGCGCTGGACCACATGTATGTCGACAACGCCGCGATGCAACTGGTGCGCGCGCCGAAGAAATTCGACGTCATCGTCACTGGCAACATGTTCGGCGATATCCTGTCGGACCAGGCCGCCATGCTGACCGGTTCGATCGGCATGCTGCCGTCGGCTTCGCTGGACGCCAACAACAAGGGCCTGTACGAGCCGTCGCACGGTTCGGCGCCGGACATCGCCGGCAAGGGCATCGCCAATCCGCTGGCGACGATCCTGTCGGCGGCGATGATGCTGCGCTTCTCGCTGAACAAGGCGGAGCAGGCCGATCGCATCGACAACGCGGTCAAGAAGGTGCTGGCGCAAGGCTTGCGCACCGCCGACATTTATGAAGCGGGCACCACCAAGGTCGGCACCAGCGAAATGGGTGCGGCAGTAGTCAAAGCGCTCGGTTAA
- a CDS encoding transposase → MKRSPFSSDQIAAALKQEELGMPLADVIKQAGITERTFLNWKRQYGGLPDYPQDLKCLQEENAKLKQIVAELTLENARLQDVLEDKRSKHEHYSSPS, encoded by the coding sequence ATGAAGCGTTCGCCATTCTCCAGCGACCAGATCGCTGCGGCCCTGAAGCAGGAGGAACTGGGCATGCCGTTGGCTGATGTGATCAAGCAAGCAGGAATCACGGAACGCACCTTCCTTAACTGGAAGCGGCAATACGGGGGCCTGCCTGACTATCCGCAAGACTTGAAATGCCTGCAGGAAGAGAACGCCAAGCTGAAACAGATTGTGGCTGAACTGACACTGGAAAACGCTCGCTTGCAAGATGTACTGGAAGACAAGCGAAGTAAACACGAGCATTACAGCTCTCCCAGTTGA
- the leuD gene encoding 3-isopropylmalate dehydratase small subunit codes for MNKFTVLDGLVAPLDRANVDTDAIIPKQFLKSIQRTGFGPNLFDEWRYLDHGEPGMDNGRRPLNPDFVLNQQRYQGASILLTRKNFGCGSSREHAPWALDQYGFRAVIAPSFADIFFNNCFKNGLLPIMLPEAQIDRLFDEVKAFPGYKLVIDLEKQLVSTANGNLAFPFEVGEFRKYCLLNGLDDIGLTLRQADKIREFEERHLFAQPWLSNTI; via the coding sequence ATGAATAAATTTACTGTACTGGATGGCTTGGTGGCGCCGCTGGACCGCGCTAACGTCGATACCGACGCGATTATCCCCAAGCAGTTCCTGAAGTCGATCCAGCGCACCGGTTTCGGCCCCAACCTGTTCGATGAATGGCGTTACCTAGATCATGGCGAGCCGGGCATGGATAATGGACGGCGGCCGCTGAATCCGGATTTCGTCCTCAACCAGCAGCGTTACCAGGGCGCATCGATTTTGCTGACGCGCAAGAATTTCGGCTGCGGTTCCTCGCGCGAGCACGCGCCGTGGGCGCTGGACCAGTACGGCTTCCGCGCTGTCATCGCGCCAAGCTTCGCCGATATCTTCTTCAATAACTGCTTCAAGAACGGTTTGCTGCCGATCATGCTGCCTGAGGCGCAGATCGACCGCCTGTTCGATGAGGTCAAGGCTTTCCCTGGTTACAAGCTGGTGATCGACCTGGAAAAGCAACTGGTCAGCACGGCCAACGGCAATCTGGCTTTCCCGTTTGAAGTCGGCGAGTTCCGCAAATATTGCTTGCTGAACGGCCTTGACGATATCGGCCTGACCTTGCGCCAGGCTGACAAGATCCGCGAATTTGAAGAGCGTCATTTGTTTGCTCAGCCTTGGCTGAGCAATACAATCTAG
- a CDS encoding DMT family transporter yields the protein MNIAELFSLAAIWGASFLFMRIGTPEFGPVPLIALRVGIAALVLLPVLRSAVARGHLRSKLWPMLVVGVTNSAFPFSLFAYSTLYVNAGFDAVLNATVPLWTGLIAFVWLKAPMSRPQVIGMLVGMAGVIVLVWDKIGEGQPGVWLATGAVLLATLSYGFAINYSKTRLAGVPPFVVACGSQLAATLVLLPLALLYWPAAPVSSLAWYSVLALGVLCTGVAYAIFYRLLDRVGSAYAASVTFLIPIFGVIWGAIFLKEQVTPGMVLGCLIILLGTALATGKLDLSAYLRGKAAK from the coding sequence ATGAATATTGCGGAACTGTTTTCTCTCGCGGCCATCTGGGGCGCATCGTTTCTTTTCATGCGCATCGGTACGCCGGAATTCGGTCCGGTGCCCTTGATCGCCTTGCGCGTCGGCATCGCCGCGCTGGTGCTGCTGCCAGTATTGCGTTCGGCCGTCGCGCGCGGTCATTTGCGCAGCAAGTTATGGCCGATGCTGGTGGTCGGCGTCACCAATTCAGCCTTTCCGTTCTCGCTGTTTGCCTACTCGACCTTGTATGTGAACGCCGGTTTCGATGCTGTCTTGAACGCCACCGTGCCGTTGTGGACTGGCCTGATCGCGTTCGTCTGGCTGAAAGCGCCGATGAGCCGGCCGCAGGTGATCGGCATGCTGGTCGGCATGGCGGGTGTGATTGTGCTGGTGTGGGACAAGATCGGCGAGGGACAGCCCGGAGTCTGGCTGGCGACCGGCGCGGTGCTGCTGGCCACGCTGTCCTATGGTTTTGCGATCAACTATTCGAAAACCCGCCTGGCCGGCGTGCCGCCTTTTGTCGTGGCCTGCGGCAGCCAGCTGGCGGCGACCCTGGTGCTGCTGCCGCTGGCATTGCTGTATTGGCCGGCGGCGCCGGTATCCAGCCTCGCCTGGTATTCAGTGCTGGCGCTGGGCGTGCTGTGCACCGGCGTGGCCTATGCGATCTTCTATCGCCTGCTGGACCGCGTCGGCTCCGCCTATGCGGCTTCCGTGACCTTCCTGATTCCGATCTTCGGCGTGATCTGGGGCGCCATTTTCCTGAAGGAGCAGGTGACGCCCGGCATGGTCCTCGGCTGCCTGATCATCTTGCTGGGAACCGCGCTGGCGACCGGCAAGCTCGATCTGTCCGCCTATCTGCGCGGCAAAGCGGCTAAATAA
- a CDS encoding FimV/HubP family polar landmark protein, with amino-acid sequence MPHNMHPNSSNKFISTGLKTLTAAVVSTLLMVSNVEAAGLGKLTVLSSLGQPLRAEIELTSVSQDEAGGLVAKLASPETYQKANIDFNPALLSLQFAIDQRGDRRFVRVTSSQPINEPFVDMLMELGGTKSHLVREYTLLLDPAGQRQAQPAQMAAPARNAAAAAPVARVAPSQAAPSSQISGGSTISDATRAAAARAVAGGGNSNSPAAGKAAGSGSPAKAAQAAPAAESSGGDYHVKKGDTLARIASENLPAGVSLDQMLVALYRSNEGAFVGKNMNRLRSGQILSIPDAASAGSVSKSEARNVIVAQSKDFKSYRNTLAGLVESAAPAATAEPRQSSGGKITSKVEEQATPASESKDKLKLSRGAAAAGAADAKAAATAATEEKIAREKAAAEAQARVKELEKNVSDLQKTLELKNKNLADLQNQAASVKPAAPAAAPAPAPVVAAAPAPAPVAAVPAAPAPAAAAPAKADSADAPAAAAGAAIVATGAAAPVASATAAADASAAAPAAAPVAAAPKPVAKPAAPAPEPGMFASLTENPYLLPVGGVLVALLAGLGLFRYRRNRARQQAFLDSSGAPMTNSGLKGNSLFGSTGGQSVDTKNSIFNSNFVPSVSHLDTNVDPVAEADVYIAYGRDAQAEEILKEALRNQPARNAIRVKLLEIYANRKDPRSFEILASELYSLTRGEGEDWQQAAALGLNVDPANPLYGGGKLQDQVIAKADAITAPTQPMDGLDFNSLTAPTEPQAAPAPIPELVHAAPAAELLAPLSQNDLGKQGNAAPKAEISDMDFDLEELGSAASANQNTVLLSPVHEAGKSMLDSLDFELDHKAAAAAPAAVKAVEKAAPAVAAFGALDFPAGGQPSNYEPAHAHIDLPFETKPEVKAPVTPSYAQHAEPMVAPLEFNLSGMNLDLDSVVHAHAPAAASAPVAAVAEVASAVASANPEMATKLDLAVAYKEIGDKEGARELLEEVLKGGSAEQVDAAKLLIAKL; translated from the coding sequence ATGCCACACAACATGCACCCGAATTCTTCGAATAAATTTATTTCCACCGGTTTAAAGACCCTCACTGCAGCCGTGGTTTCGACCCTGCTGATGGTGTCTAACGTTGAGGCTGCCGGGCTGGGTAAATTAACCGTGCTGTCCTCGCTGGGGCAACCGTTACGTGCAGAAATTGAGCTTACCTCGGTAAGCCAGGATGAGGCGGGCGGCCTGGTGGCCAAGCTGGCCAGTCCGGAAACCTACCAGAAGGCCAATATCGATTTCAATCCGGCCTTGCTGTCTTTGCAATTTGCTATCGACCAGCGCGGCGACCGCCGTTTCGTGCGGGTGACTTCAAGCCAGCCGATCAATGAGCCCTTCGTCGACATGCTGATGGAACTGGGCGGCACCAAGTCGCACCTGGTGCGCGAATACACCTTGCTGCTGGATCCGGCCGGCCAGCGCCAGGCTCAGCCCGCCCAGATGGCGGCCCCGGCGCGTAACGCCGCTGCTGCCGCACCGGTTGCCCGCGTGGCGCCAAGCCAGGCAGCACCGTCGTCGCAGATTAGCGGCGGCTCCACCATTTCCGATGCCACACGCGCCGCGGCAGCCAGAGCTGTCGCCGGTGGCGGCAATAGCAATAGTCCTGCAGCCGGCAAGGCGGCAGGTTCGGGCAGCCCGGCCAAGGCGGCCCAGGCAGCACCGGCGGCGGAATCCTCGGGCGGCGATTATCACGTCAAGAAGGGCGATACACTGGCCCGCATCGCCAGCGAAAACCTGCCTGCCGGCGTTTCGCTCGACCAGATGCTGGTGGCTTTGTACCGCAGCAATGAAGGTGCGTTTGTCGGCAAGAACATGAATCGTCTGCGTTCCGGCCAGATCCTGTCGATTCCTGATGCCGCCAGCGCTGGCAGCGTCAGCAAGTCGGAAGCACGCAACGTGATAGTGGCGCAGTCGAAAGACTTCAAGAGCTATCGCAATACGCTGGCTGGACTGGTTGAGTCGGCCGCTCCGGCGGCAACCGCGGAACCGCGTCAAAGCAGCGGCGGCAAGATCACATCCAAGGTGGAAGAACAAGCCACGCCTGCCAGCGAATCCAAAGACAAGCTGAAACTGTCGCGCGGCGCGGCTGCGGCCGGCGCTGCTGATGCCAAGGCGGCAGCAACTGCGGCGACGGAAGAAAAGATCGCCCGTGAAAAAGCGGCTGCTGAAGCCCAGGCGCGCGTCAAGGAACTGGAAAAGAATGTCAGCGATCTGCAAAAGACGCTGGAACTGAAGAACAAGAACTTGGCTGACCTGCAGAATCAGGCCGCCAGCGTGAAGCCTGCCGCACCTGCGGCGGCGCCTGCTCCGGCTCCTGTCGTGGCGGCAGCCCCGGCCCCAGCCCCTGTTGCAGCAGTTCCGGCAGCTCCGGCGCCAGCGGCCGCAGCTCCAGCCAAGGCTGATTCAGCGGATGCACCGGCAGCAGCAGCCGGTGCGGCTATCGTCGCCACCGGAGCAGCAGCCCCTGTGGCTTCCGCAACGGCGGCCGCTGATGCCAGCGCCGCGGCTCCGGCTGCAGCCCCGGTAGCGGCTGCGCCTAAGCCTGTGGCCAAGCCGGCAGCGCCTGCGCCAGAGCCGGGCATGTTTGCCAGCCTGACCGAAAATCCTTATTTGTTGCCGGTTGGCGGCGTGCTGGTGGCGTTGCTGGCCGGCCTCGGCCTGTTCCGCTACCGCCGCAACCGGGCGCGCCAGCAAGCGTTCCTGGACAGCAGCGGCGCACCAATGACGAATTCGGGCCTGAAGGGCAATTCCCTGTTCGGTTCGACTGGCGGTCAGAGCGTCGACACCAAGAACAGCATTTTCAATTCGAATTTCGTGCCATCGGTCAGCCATCTCGACACCAATGTCGATCCGGTCGCCGAGGCTGACGTCTACATCGCTTACGGACGCGATGCCCAAGCCGAAGAAATCCTGAAAGAAGCCCTGCGTAACCAGCCAGCCCGCAATGCAATCCGCGTCAAGCTGCTGGAAATCTATGCCAACCGCAAGGATCCGCGCTCGTTTGAAATCCTGGCCAGCGAGTTGTACAGCCTGACCCGCGGCGAGGGCGAGGACTGGCAGCAGGCGGCTGCACTGGGCCTGAATGTCGATCCGGCCAATCCGCTGTACGGCGGCGGCAAGCTGCAAGACCAGGTGATTGCCAAGGCCGATGCGATTACCGCACCGACCCAGCCTATGGATGGTCTCGATTTCAACTCGCTGACAGCACCGACCGAGCCGCAGGCTGCGCCGGCGCCGATTCCTGAGCTGGTGCATGCCGCCCCTGCGGCAGAACTGCTGGCGCCATTGAGCCAGAATGATCTGGGCAAGCAAGGCAACGCTGCTCCCAAGGCAGAGATCAGCGACATGGATTTCGATCTGGAAGAGCTCGGCAGCGCCGCGTCCGCCAATCAGAACACCGTGCTGTTGTCGCCTGTGCACGAAGCCGGCAAGTCGATGCTCGACTCGCTCGATTTCGAACTGGACCATAAGGCAGCTGCTGCGGCGCCTGCTGCAGTTAAAGCGGTAGAGAAGGCTGCGCCGGCAGTGGCAGCGTTCGGCGCGCTGGATTTTCCGGCCGGCGGCCAGCCATCCAACTACGAGCCTGCCCACGCTCACATCGACCTGCCATTTGAGACCAAGCCGGAAGTCAAAGCGCCGGTGACGCCTTCGTATGCGCAACACGCAGAGCCGATGGTGGCGCCGCTGGAATTCAATCTGTCCGGCATGAACCTGGACCTGGACAGCGTAGTCCATGCGCATGCTCCGGCAGCTGCCAGCGCTCCTGTGGCAGCCGTCGCTGAAGTGGCGTCGGCGGTAGCCAGCGCCAATCCTGAAATGGCGACCAAGCTCGACCTGGCTGTCGCTTACAAGGAAATCGGCGACAAGGAAGGCGCGCGCGAGTTGCTGGAAGAAGTATTGAAGGGCGGCAGTGCAGAGCAGGTAGATGCAGCGAAGCTGTTGATCGCTAAACTGTAA
- a CDS encoding phosphoribosylanthranilate isomerase, with amino-acid sequence MSHRTRIKICGLTREQDVRAAVEAGADALGFVFYPKSPRYVTPSQAAALIATVPPFITTVGLFVNAEAAQLRDIVAEAPVSLLQFHGDETVEHSAALAAAVNRPFIRAMRIGNTTLAADLIEYAQAYEAGSRLFRGLLLDTLVEAYGGSGKVFDWSLIPKELAPQVVLSGGLSVHNATDAVRRVRPFAVDISSGVEQEKGIKDASKIRAFIAAIRQADADPSEI; translated from the coding sequence ATGAGCCACCGTACCAGAATCAAGATCTGCGGCCTGACCCGCGAACAGGACGTGCGCGCGGCCGTGGAAGCGGGCGCCGATGCGCTCGGTTTCGTGTTCTATCCCAAGAGCCCGCGCTACGTCACGCCCAGCCAAGCCGCGGCCCTGATCGCCACGGTACCGCCGTTCATCACCACCGTCGGCTTGTTTGTCAATGCCGAGGCGGCGCAGCTGCGGGACATCGTGGCCGAGGCGCCGGTATCGCTGCTGCAATTCCATGGCGATGAAACGGTAGAGCACAGCGCGGCGCTGGCGGCGGCAGTCAACCGGCCATTTATCCGCGCCATGCGCATTGGAAATACAACCTTGGCCGCAGATTTGATAGAATATGCCCAGGCCTACGAAGCCGGCAGCCGTCTGTTTAGAGGATTGCTGCTGGATACCCTGGTAGAAGCTTACGGTGGCAGTGGAAAGGTATTTGATTGGTCTCTCATCCCAAAAGAGCTCGCGCCTCAGGTCGTTTTAAGTGGTGGCTTGAGCGTGCACAATGCGACTGACGCGGTAAGGCGCGTACGTCCCTTTGCGGTCGACATCAGCAGTGGCGTCGAACAAGAAAAGGGCATCAAGGACGCCTCCAAGATTCGCGCATTCATTGCCGCGATACGGCAGGCGGATGCAGATCCGAGCGAGATATAG
- a CDS encoding entericidin A/B family lipoprotein, with protein sequence MMKKIITLCVLLTSVYALTACNTFHGFGKDVEHVGEKIQGK encoded by the coding sequence ATGATGAAGAAAATAATCACCCTGTGCGTGTTGCTGACTAGTGTTTATGCGCTGACTGCTTGCAATACCTTTCACGGCTTTGGCAAAGATGTAGAACACGTCGGCGAAAAGATTCAAGGCAAGTGA